The Bacteroidia bacterium genome includes the window GAATTTCTCTTCCGCGACAGCAAGCAGTTCGCCGGGCTCACCCATGGCCAGGCCCGCCGAACCGATGCGATGACTTTTCATGTCAATGCCAGCCTCACCGTAGTGTCCCTCAGCAAACTGCAAGCCGTCCAGACCTACGGTCACCTCCCGACCCCGTTCTCGATGGCCAGCCTCGTCCGGCGGTGTTTCAACGCCCATTTCCTCAAGAAAATTTTAGCGTACTTAGCTCCGGGCCAGACCTTGACAGAAAATAGCCCCGAGTATGAAACCCTTTGTAATTACGGCATCATTAATCCTGTCCCCACCTGAAAACTGTCCGAACCATTGACTTTAATTCTGTGATTTTAATAACGATCATAAAAATCTGCTTCTCTGACTCTCCAACCATCATCGTAAAGTTGGAAATAGCTAACTTTATTAAATGGAATAGTGATATCTTTAGGTAAAATACCATTTGGAAATATTAGTTGTGCAAAAACCTCTGCTAAAGGAGTTGGAGTGTATTTTATTTGAAATTCTACTCGCATTTCTGTTGGCATATTTCCAATTCCACTAATAGGAGTTATTCCTGATATTGATGCTATCGACTTCATCGCAATTATAACTTCCGCACTATCTTTGTTATATGAGAAAAGATAGGGTCTTATTTTATCTCCAAAATTAATATTACATTTTGTGAAATGGCGATAAATGCTTATGGGATCAATTCTTATTTCTCTTACACCATCTGATATTATACTTAATATTAGGTATCCTTCATTAGCAGCATGGTTATAGGCATTGGCTTTTTCAGCATAACAACGCTGTAATGAAGTAGTGTTTCTAATATCATAAAACTGTCTATCTGAAGTATCACCATAACTAATTTGTAATAATACTGTTCTATATTTTGAGTTATACAAATACTTAGCTAACAACTCTTTAGCTTCATTACGTGTCAACTTATTACTATCTATATAGTTATTGAAAAGTTGCTGAGCTTCATTGCAATTTGATTTGTTGGAATCAGGTTGTGTTTGTGCATCTTTGTTTTGTGCTAACGTAGCTAAAGCAAACGGATATGTAGTGAATGCATCCGGCTCTATAAATTCCATCCTTTCAGATTTTTTATCATAAATACAAATAGCCGTACTAAGATTAGTATCCATCTTTGACCGTTTTCCCTGGATTAAGAAAACACTAAAATTATCAGTATAAGTAGGTTCACCAATTATTATGGATTTAGTATATTTACTGTTATAAATACAACTAAATTCCTTACTTTGGTCCAACACAGGTTCGTTAGATAATAATTGTTGCGCAGCATTGCAGGTTAATTTTTGGGCCTCTTGTTGCAACTGCTTGTCTTTACTTTTAGCTAAAGCAGCTAAAGCAAATGGAAACTTTTTAAATGCGCTTAGCTCTGCAAATTCTATCTTTTCGTTTATCTTGTCAAAAATACAAATCGCGGTACTTATATCAGAATCTGAAGAAGTCCGCTTTCCCTGAACAATTGAAATAGCATAGTTTTCAGTATCAATGGGATCACCAATTATTAAAGATTTTGAAAATCCACTATTGGTTAAACAATTGGATTTGAAATTACTCCAAAATTTATCTTGGATCAGCTTTGCGGTTTGGGCATGGTTCTGATCCTTGGCAAATTTATAGGCTTGATCCAAACCTTCATGAGCCCCGTATTGAAACAACAGACTTACAACTTGATAATAACCATGCTTAGCAGCACGTGTTAGGCATGTAACACCCCACATTGTATGTTCGTAGGCTCCACCTACGTTTGGTTTTGCTCCACGATCAAGAAGCATCTTGACAATCGGTAAGCGTGAAAATCCACCTTTTGTTTCCTCCTCTGTTTTTCCTTCGTGCTTCTCCCCAGCAATAGCATAAGTTAACACTGTTTCACCCCAAGGTACGTTAGCATTGACATCAGCTCCCTTGTTTAATAATAATTTCAGCAACGAAATTTGATCTTCCTCGGTCAGATTAACATTGCAATCTTTCCCACAGGCTGTAAGCATTAGTAACGTAGGACCAGCAACTTTTTCTCCTTCCATACTGCCTTCGTCTCTGGCATCAACATTCGTACCGTTCTCGATCATGCTTCGAACAACACTGACATTTCCCTTCCTGAGCTCGGAAATGATATTTTCTTGATTACGTTTTGCAAGATTATCAATCTTAGAGGCGGTAATAACCTTTTCAGTTGTATCCAGATTATCAGCAACTCCCTCAAAATCAACAGCAAGTTTGTCGTTCTGATAAACATGGACAGAAATATAACCATAGTTGCCTGATTTATTGTTTCCTTCCTCCAAGGCTCTTTCCAAAACCGTTTTGATCGTGACTTCATCGCTGAGGTCATAAAGTGGTGAGATCCGAGCATTGACATCAAACCAGCTCGTATTATTTCGATTTAATACCTCATATTTGTCAGACTCCACAAAATTTTCACCCGAAAGCTCGTAAGCGGTTGGTGGTTCCCATCCGCCACCTGCATGAGATCTTTTAATC containing:
- a CDS encoding ankyrin repeat domain-containing protein: MKENAAMNMVRSSVIFLAGFLLMINSVGIAVADVDKTDSAVQPIIDNLAKNENVKITIEDINVHNILGKNFLVILPGLDMEGHIIRGASGNGDILVYMKKDSNYILAGKLDGNSYELKEMRGKVSLIKRSHAGGGWEPPTAYELSGENFVESDKYEVLNRNNTSWFDVNARISPLYDLSDEVTIKTVLERALEEGNNKSGNYGYISVHVYQNDKLAVDFEGVADNLDTTEKVITASKIDNLAKRNQENIISELRKGNVSVVRSMIENGTNVDARDEGSMEGEKVAGPTLLMLTACGKDCNVNLTEEDQISLLKLLLNKGADVNANVPWGETVLTYAIAGEKHEGKTEEETKGGFSRLPIVKMLLDRGAKPNVGGAYEHTMWGVTCLTRAAKHGYYQVVSLLFQYGAHEGLDQAYKFAKDQNHAQTAKLIQDKFWSNFKSNCLTNSGFSKSLIIGDPIDTENYAISIVQGKRTSSDSDISTAICIFDKINEKIEFAELSAFKKFPFALAALAKSKDKQLQQEAQKLTCNAAQQLLSNEPVLDQSKEFSCIYNSKYTKSIIIGEPTYTDNFSVFLIQGKRSKMDTNLSTAICIYDKKSERMEFIEPDAFTTYPFALATLAQNKDAQTQPDSNKSNCNEAQQLFNNYIDSNKLTRNEAKELLAKYLYNSKYRTVLLQISYGDTSDRQFYDIRNTTSLQRCYAEKANAYNHAANEGYLILSIISDGVREIRIDPISIYRHFTKCNINFGDKIRPYLFSYNKDSAEVIIAMKSIASISGITPISGIGNMPTEMRVEFQIKYTPTPLAEVFAQLIFPNGILPKDITIPFNKVSYFQLYDDGWRVREADFYDRY